One stretch of Dokdonia sp. Hel_I_53 DNA includes these proteins:
- a CDS encoding Y-family DNA polymerase, whose protein sequence is MIAMVDCNSFYASCEQVFRPDLKGRPVAVLSNNDGCIIAKNKEAKALTHIPYSEPLFKIKHVLEANDVTLFSSNYTLYGDLSDRVMNVLRTFSPDVEVYSIDESFVNLTGMQHIDLETYGTQIKEKVVRYTGIPVGVGIAPTKVLAKLANRISKKFPACKHVFVLDTEDKRIKALKWAETKDIWGLGKKHVERLAKVGVFNAYEFTQLPLSWVRKEMTVVGERMWRELNGESCITFETLPRKKKAIGTAKSFGKKLSDLATIEEACAYYISETSEVLRAQKCCCTYLQVFLTTNYHSLYDNQYRDSKTITLAVPTNNTFTLISEGKRALQMIYKKGYRYKKVGVNLLGLIPENQVQGNLFATGQSLNTTLIKTFDTINNRYGKSTVSAGLSGTKKSKKQWELIKEERSPRFTTQWGELLEIGIIKKTS, encoded by the coding sequence ATGATTGCGATGGTAGACTGTAATAGTTTCTATGCATCTTGTGAGCAAGTGTTTAGACCAGACTTAAAAGGAAGACCTGTAGCGGTGCTAAGCAATAATGATGGCTGTATCATTGCAAAAAATAAAGAAGCAAAAGCACTAACACACATTCCATATAGTGAGCCTCTTTTTAAAATAAAACACGTGCTGGAAGCAAATGATGTGACGCTTTTCTCTTCTAATTATACACTATATGGCGATCTATCTGATCGTGTGATGAATGTTTTGAGAACGTTCTCTCCAGATGTAGAAGTATACAGTATTGATGAGTCTTTTGTAAATCTCACAGGTATGCAGCACATAGATCTAGAGACTTATGGAACTCAGATAAAAGAGAAAGTAGTGCGTTATACGGGTATTCCCGTAGGTGTAGGGATTGCCCCCACTAAAGTACTTGCTAAACTTGCTAATCGTATCTCAAAAAAGTTTCCTGCTTGTAAACACGTTTTTGTGTTGGATACAGAAGACAAAAGGATTAAAGCACTTAAATGGGCCGAAACAAAAGATATATGGGGTCTGGGGAAAAAGCATGTAGAACGCCTCGCAAAAGTAGGCGTGTTTAATGCCTATGAGTTTACACAGCTCCCTCTGTCATGGGTACGGAAGGAAATGACAGTGGTAGGAGAACGCATGTGGAGAGAACTCAATGGAGAATCGTGTATCACTTTTGAAACGCTTCCGCGAAAGAAAAAAGCCATAGGCACCGCAAAGTCTTTTGGAAAAAAACTATCAGACCTTGCAACCATTGAAGAGGCTTGTGCCTATTATATAAGCGAGACAAGCGAGGTGTTGCGGGCTCAGAAATGTTGCTGCACTTATTTACAGGTGTTTTTAACTACTAATTATCATAGCCTCTACGATAACCAGTATAGAGACAGTAAAACAATTACACTTGCTGTGCCTACAAATAATACGTTTACACTTATTAGCGAGGGCAAACGTGCCTTGCAAATGATTTATAAAAAAGGATATCGCTATAAAAAGGTAGGAGTAAATTTATTAGGGCTTATTCCAGAAAATCAAGTTCAAGGAAATCTTTTTGCAACAGGGCAGTCACTTAATACTACACTCATTAAAACGTTTGACACCATTAATAATCGCTATGGGAAATCTACAGTGAGTGCGGGGTTATCAGGCACAAAGAAAAGTAAAAAGCAATGGGAACTTATCAAAGAGGAACGGAGTCCAAGGTTTACTACACAGTGGGGTGAGTTATTAGAAATAGGTATAATTAAAAAGACATCGTAA
- the rnpA gene encoding ribonuclease P protein component, with translation MKYTYPKAERLKSRKIIDALFVEGHSVKSYPLRLVYLETPLPVEGINVQAGVSVSKRSFKLAVSRNRIKRLMRESYRLHKNLIDTSGKSYALLFLYTGREEISQQDLHKAIIKLIKRFNEVTVLS, from the coding sequence ATGAAATACACGTATCCCAAGGCCGAAAGACTCAAATCAAGAAAGATCATTGATGCATTATTTGTTGAGGGACACTCTGTAAAATCATATCCGCTACGCCTAGTATATCTTGAAACGCCGCTACCAGTAGAAGGAATTAATGTTCAGGCTGGGGTTTCTGTTTCAAAACGTAGTTTTAAGCTTGCTGTCTCACGTAACCGCATCAAACGTTTAATGCGTGAATCGTACCGCCTACATAAAAACCTTATAGACACTAGCGGTAAAAGCTATGCGCTTCTTTTTCTATATACTGGTCGAGAAGAAATCTCTCAGCAAGATCTTCATAAGGCTATAATTAAACTTATAAAACGTTTTAATGAGGTGACTGTTCTTTCATAA
- a CDS encoding S24 family peptidase translates to MELKIKKIQRALVDYNGNTSVQTGFPSPATHYREPVIDLNQALTTSKEATFYVRVKGNEWRDFNILDQDILVIDRALSPALDTLALVIEEGDFNVIRITKLKSQLELWGIITYIIHKAI, encoded by the coding sequence ATGGAGTTGAAAATTAAAAAAATACAGCGGGCACTTGTAGATTATAATGGAAATACCTCTGTACAAACGGGTTTTCCTAGTCCTGCTACGCACTACAGAGAGCCTGTAATAGATTTAAATCAAGCACTTACAACGTCAAAAGAAGCGACTTTCTATGTACGTGTAAAAGGGAATGAGTGGCGCGATTTTAATATTCTAGATCAAGATATTTTAGTCATAGACCGGGCATTGTCACCAGCGCTTGACACATTAGCACTAGTAATTGAGGAAGGTGATTTTAATGTGATTAGGATCACAAAGCTTAAAAGTCAACTGGAACTTTGGGGTATCATAACATACATAATACATAAGGCTATATGA
- a CDS encoding TonB-dependent receptor plug domain-containing protein: MKRKVFLSIISVFYISKLLASSKISSKVDSKKITVFWDASSFVDNKNLNLELEFLDAYLNEVYDAEVKLVVFSNEVLNFDFYPIINGDSSSLIKYLKNIVYDGDSVIPIEHINGWADQYLIFTNGLSLNESDYSTFDAQIIAINSSDNVSSKVLHNFAFKKLGYYFDLRKIGVKNIVQDIISDKIIFTIYEPIPKSQDEFLISGFCYSYETGDVIQNFEIFQNGKLQNFTINNQGMFETTVRLGDTLTFNSLGKNQKKLVVPDKELQYVYLTEQVENLDEVLLSSRKSSKSNLQKITAYGKVSEESVGYAIETIDRDDISDSARTLGEMISGKFSGVQLFDSQNLGKVIVRNNRNIPTFSKGDNKFKAYTSIYPLFVVDGIPLKRSTPDKTVDYSFINPDDVKSITVLKGLAATNRYGTQGSAGVFLIETKSKNKVYIKEKTRRNYTRELSIFSGDLSIIDIKTSTKYVDRLMHKNINTSYQNYLKYKDEFKEDPRYFLNSSEFFHKNKKYGIAKRILSNILVYHKDQLSVLRVAAFIFRKRNNHSEALKIYERILKLSPYESQNYLDFAKALGNANKNKEAITLFQKILDGSANLEIDFSNLRPQIVYAYKKLLNKRNGSWDTSSIPKNYLNAAYQKLRLEIEWTSYDDRFRLNIVSPNKKLLYWDHTEELGYDEIQNNLKYGVLSKVININPQQLGEYYFGIESKDSPFTSKESFAFVTIYKNYGSPNETKKQKLIPLSSNNNIFFLKTTLAVD, from the coding sequence ATGAAAAGGAAAGTTTTTCTTAGTATTATTAGTGTTTTTTATATTTCAAAACTTTTGGCTTCTTCTAAGATTTCTTCTAAAGTTGATTCAAAAAAAATCACTGTATTTTGGGATGCCTCCTCATTTGTTGATAATAAAAATTTAAACCTTGAACTTGAATTTCTTGACGCTTATCTCAATGAAGTTTATGACGCAGAAGTAAAATTGGTTGTCTTTTCAAATGAAGTTTTAAATTTTGACTTCTATCCAATCATAAATGGAGACTCATCATCACTTATTAAATATTTGAAGAATATCGTTTATGATGGTGATTCTGTGATTCCAATTGAACATATTAATGGGTGGGCAGATCAATATCTAATATTCACCAATGGACTATCTCTAAATGAAAGTGACTACTCAACTTTTGACGCGCAGATAATAGCTATAAATTCCTCAGATAATGTATCCAGTAAAGTTCTCCACAATTTTGCTTTTAAGAAATTGGGGTATTATTTTGACCTCAGAAAAATAGGCGTTAAGAATATTGTTCAAGATATTATTTCAGATAAAATCATTTTTACGATCTATGAGCCGATTCCTAAAAGCCAAGATGAATTTTTAATTTCTGGATTTTGCTACTCCTACGAGACGGGAGATGTCATTCAAAATTTTGAAATATTTCAAAATGGTAAACTTCAAAATTTTACTATTAATAATCAAGGAATGTTTGAAACAACAGTAAGATTAGGTGATACGCTTACATTTAATAGCCTTGGAAAAAATCAAAAAAAACTTGTAGTTCCAGATAAAGAGTTGCAATATGTTTACTTAACAGAACAAGTGGAAAACCTTGATGAGGTATTACTATCTAGTCGGAAATCTAGTAAATCTAATCTTCAAAAAATTACGGCTTATGGAAAAGTAAGTGAAGAGTCTGTAGGGTATGCTATTGAGACTATAGATAGAGATGATATTTCTGACTCTGCTAGAACTTTAGGAGAAATGATAAGTGGTAAGTTTTCGGGTGTACAACTATTTGATTCTCAGAATTTAGGAAAAGTTATAGTTCGCAATAATCGCAATATTCCGACATTTAGTAAGGGTGATAATAAATTTAAAGCCTATACATCAATTTATCCACTTTTTGTAGTAGATGGTATTCCTCTTAAAAGAAGTACTCCAGATAAAACAGTAGATTATAGTTTCATTAATCCAGATGATGTTAAAAGTATTACTGTACTAAAGGGTTTAGCAGCTACTAACCGATATGGCACACAAGGAAGTGCTGGTGTTTTTCTGATAGAAACTAAATCTAAAAACAAAGTCTACATAAAAGAAAAAACAAGAAGAAATTATACACGTGAACTAAGTATTTTTTCAGGAGATTTGAGCATTATTGATATTAAAACTAGCACAAAATATGTTGATAGACTTATGCATAAAAATATCAACACTTCTTATCAAAACTATTTAAAATATAAAGATGAATTTAAAGAAGATCCTCGATACTTTCTTAATTCTTCAGAATTTTTCCATAAGAATAAGAAATATGGCATAGCAAAAAGAATATTATCTAATATTCTTGTATATCATAAGGATCAATTATCTGTTTTACGTGTCGCTGCTTTTATCTTTAGAAAAAGAAATAATCATAGTGAGGCTTTAAAAATATATGAACGTATTTTAAAATTGAGTCCATACGAATCACAAAATTATCTAGATTTTGCAAAGGCACTTGGTAATGCAAACAAAAATAAAGAAGCAATAACCTTATTTCAAAAAATTCTAGACGGAAGCGCAAATTTAGAAATTGATTTTAGTAATCTTAGGCCTCAAATAGTATATGCATATAAAAAGTTATTAAATAAAAGAAACGGCTCTTGGGATACATCTAGCATTCCAAAAAATTATCTAAATGCAGCCTATCAGAAACTACGATTAGAAATTGAATGGACAAGTTACGATGATAGGTTTAGACTAAACATCGTAAGTCCAAATAAGAAATTATTGTATTGGGACCATACTGAAGAATTGGGATATGATGAGATTCAAAATAATTTAAAGTATGGGGTACTTTCTAAAGTAATAAATATCAACCCTCAGCAATTAGGAGAATATTATTTTGGTATTGAATCAAAGGACAGCCCATTTACTTCTAAAGAATCATTTGCTTTCGTTACAATTTATAAAAATTACGGTAGCCCAAATGAGACAAAAAAACAAAAACTTATTCCTTTGAGTTCTAATAATAATATATTTTTTCTAAAAACAACATTAGCTGTTGACTAA
- a CDS encoding S41 family peptidase has protein sequence MKKKIIIPILAITIAIGTLSFKSDFFEIAKQIEIFTDLFKELNMNYVDETNPADLMNSAIEGMLEDLDPYTKYWTEQEVEDARINRSGDYSGIGATVRNQDSKMTIMEPRKGYPADKAGLKAGDEILKIGDINVKEFEGDAGDLLKGAPNSEVEITYSRQGKSSTTTITRSSVEIDAVPFSKLINGDTGYIVLTKFNKKASAQVKEALVNLKSDGASKIILDLRGNGGGLLSEAINICNLFLPKGKLITTTKSVVKKYNKTYVTKQEPVDTEIPLVVLVNGRSASASEIVSGGLQDYDRAVVVGARTFGKGLVQRPKPLTYGTSVKITISRYYTPSGRCIQALDYWNRDDDGNAVRTNADDYNEFKTVNGRKVFDGGGVLPDIQISSAKLSPVTTALLKDNAIFEYATDYYYRHQYSNMTEFSWTNADYNDFKRFLKQTGFEYETETEVAFEKALQQAGKDDIEKEVLSAYNTLDAAIAKAKEKAIDERQEEIENLLVDEIVKRYFYRDGLYEYQLLHNKEIQEAVTVLGDKGKYKKILNY, from the coding sequence ATGAAAAAGAAAATAATCATACCTATATTAGCCATCACCATTGCTATAGGGACCTTAAGTTTTAAAAGTGACTTTTTTGAAATTGCAAAGCAAATTGAGATTTTTACAGATCTTTTTAAGGAGCTTAATATGAATTATGTGGATGAGACAAATCCAGCAGATTTAATGAATAGCGCCATCGAGGGGATGCTAGAAGACCTAGACCCATATACAAAATACTGGACAGAGCAAGAGGTAGAAGATGCGCGCATTAATCGCAGTGGAGATTATTCTGGCATAGGAGCAACTGTACGCAATCAAGATAGTAAGATGACTATTATGGAACCTCGTAAGGGCTATCCAGCAGATAAAGCTGGGCTAAAAGCGGGCGACGAGATTTTGAAAATAGGAGATATAAATGTAAAAGAGTTTGAGGGGGATGCTGGTGATCTTTTAAAAGGGGCTCCTAATAGTGAGGTAGAGATTACCTATAGCCGTCAAGGAAAATCGTCTACCACGACCATTACAAGATCTTCTGTAGAAATAGATGCAGTGCCCTTTTCAAAATTAATTAATGGGGATACTGGCTACATTGTTCTTACAAAGTTCAATAAAAAGGCTTCTGCGCAAGTGAAGGAAGCGCTCGTAAATTTAAAGTCTGATGGGGCCTCAAAAATTATTCTAGATTTAAGAGGAAATGGCGGAGGTCTTTTGAGTGAAGCTATCAACATCTGTAACCTATTTTTACCTAAAGGCAAACTTATTACCACCACAAAATCTGTCGTAAAAAAGTATAACAAAACGTATGTTACAAAGCAGGAACCTGTAGACACAGAAATACCGCTCGTAGTGCTTGTAAATGGCCGTAGCGCTTCTGCTTCTGAAATCGTTTCTGGAGGATTACAAGATTATGATCGTGCTGTTGTAGTGGGCGCTAGAACATTTGGTAAAGGACTGGTACAACGTCCTAAACCACTCACTTACGGAACTTCGGTTAAGATTACTATTTCTCGCTATTACACGCCTTCTGGGAGGTGTATACAGGCGCTAGATTACTGGAACCGTGATGATGATGGAAATGCTGTAAGAACTAATGCAGATGATTACAATGAGTTTAAAACAGTAAATGGGCGTAAGGTTTTTGATGGGGGCGGTGTATTGCCAGATATCCAAATTTCTTCTGCAAAATTAAGTCCCGTGACCACTGCTTTGCTTAAAGACAATGCAATTTTTGAATATGCTACAGATTATTATTACCGTCATCAATATAGTAATATGACCGAATTCAGCTGGACAAACGCAGATTATAATGACTTCAAAAGATTTTTGAAACAAACGGGGTTTGAATATGAGACAGAAACAGAAGTTGCGTTTGAAAAAGCGCTACAACAAGCTGGAAAAGATGACATAGAGAAAGAAGTTTTATCTGCTTACAACACCTTAGATGCGGCCATTGCTAAAGCAAAAGAAAAAGCTATAGATGAACGGCAAGAAGAAATAGAGAATTTACTAGTAGATGAGATTGTAAAACGATATTTCTATAGAGATGGACTGTATGAATACCAACTCCTTCATAATAAAGAAATTCAAGAGGCAGTGACTGTTCTAGGTGATAAAGGAAAATACAAGAAGATTCTCAATTACTAA
- the rpiB gene encoding ribose 5-phosphate isomerase B: MKISIGNDHAGTSYKVAIKSYLESEGHNVKNYGTDSDASVDYPDFGHPVAQDIEEGRVDFGIVICGSGNGIAMSVNKHKGVRGALCWIKEIAILAREHNNANVLAIPARYTSENQAIAIVKAFLNTPFEGGRHQLRVEKIACK; this comes from the coding sequence ATGAAAATCTCCATCGGTAATGATCACGCAGGCACAAGTTATAAAGTAGCTATAAAAAGTTATTTAGAATCAGAAGGACATAATGTAAAAAACTATGGAACGGATAGTGATGCTAGTGTAGACTATCCAGATTTTGGACACCCTGTAGCTCAAGATATTGAGGAGGGTCGTGTAGATTTTGGTATTGTTATCTGTGGGAGTGGTAATGGTATTGCAATGAGTGTTAACAAACATAAAGGGGTACGTGGTGCGCTTTGCTGGATAAAAGAAATTGCCATTCTTGCCCGTGAGCATAACAATGCAAATGTGCTAGCTATACCTGCTAGATATACTTCAGAAAATCAAGCAATAGCTATTGTAAAGGCATTTTTAAATACTCCTTTTGAAGGGGGTCGTCACCAGCTTAGAGTTGAAAAAATAGCATGTAAATAG
- the rnr gene encoding ribonuclease R: MNQKKRRRGSGKISNLSERIIKILKADQNKTFNYKQIAAKLDVDDPSSRNQIIKNLQQLKAKEQIVEEGRGQFKLTPNENYHTGILDVSGKGGGYVMVDGLEQDIFIPPHHLNHALNGDEVEVYVYKKRRSSKSDGEITKIIQRKTEDFVGVVKLQKNFAFVITSESNKMYTDVFVPLSNLGEAEDGDKVVVKIESWPDKEDSPVGKVTKVLGKPGEHNTEIHSILAQYGLPYEFPAEVEEFANKIDTSIKESEIKKRRDMRDVLTYTIDPKDAKDFDDALSFQVLENGNYEIGIHIADVSHYLTPGTILDDEAYERATSVYLVDRVVPMLPEILSNGACSLRPHEEKYTFSAVFEMKPASAKIVNEWYGRTVTYSDARFAYEEAQAIIESRSKTIPAEVSLTGKQYDVADELVEATLELDRLAKVMRRQRMKDGAISFDKVEVKFDLDEDANPTGVFFKTSKDANKLIEEFMLLANRKVSEFIGKQTPKKTFVYRIHDEPDDEKLAALEKVVGKFGYKMNLKDRKSTTASLNSLLSDVQGKKEQNLVDTLAIRTMSKAIYSTDNIGHYGLAFDYYSHFTSPIRRYPDVMVHRLLQHYLDGGKSASEEKYEERCKHSSAMEQLATKSERDSIKYMQVKFMQDHKDEEFVGVISGVTEWGIYVEIISNKCEGMVRLKDIKGDHYEFDQDSYSVIGKKTGLQITLGDEVVVKVKEADLVKKHLDFTLIGVKEGLNQ, translated from the coding sequence ATGAATCAGAAGAAAAGAAGGAGAGGATCAGGCAAAATATCAAACCTCTCAGAAAGAATTATTAAAATTCTAAAGGCAGATCAAAATAAAACATTCAATTATAAGCAAATAGCAGCAAAACTTGATGTTGATGATCCATCTAGCCGAAATCAAATTATAAAAAACTTACAGCAATTAAAGGCAAAAGAACAAATTGTTGAAGAAGGCCGCGGTCAGTTTAAACTCACACCTAATGAAAATTACCACACGGGAATATTAGATGTTTCTGGTAAAGGTGGCGGTTATGTGATGGTAGACGGTTTAGAACAAGATATTTTTATCCCACCTCATCATCTTAATCATGCTTTAAATGGGGATGAAGTTGAAGTTTACGTTTATAAAAAACGTAGAAGCAGTAAGAGCGATGGAGAGATTACAAAAATTATCCAGCGTAAAACTGAGGATTTTGTAGGAGTTGTAAAACTTCAAAAAAACTTCGCCTTTGTAATTACTTCTGAGTCTAACAAAATGTATACAGATGTTTTTGTACCGCTAAGTAATTTAGGAGAAGCAGAAGATGGCGACAAAGTAGTTGTAAAAATTGAGAGCTGGCCAGATAAAGAAGATTCACCAGTAGGAAAAGTTACAAAAGTGCTTGGTAAACCTGGCGAGCACAACACAGAAATCCATTCTATTCTTGCTCAATATGGACTACCCTATGAATTTCCAGCAGAAGTAGAAGAGTTTGCAAATAAAATTGATACCTCTATAAAAGAAAGTGAAATTAAGAAGCGCCGCGACATGCGGGACGTACTCACGTATACAATAGATCCAAAGGATGCAAAAGATTTTGATGATGCCCTAAGTTTCCAAGTACTTGAGAATGGAAATTACGAGATAGGAATCCACATTGCAGATGTAAGCCATTACCTTACACCAGGAACAATACTTGATGATGAGGCTTATGAGCGTGCTACTTCCGTATATCTAGTAGATAGGGTAGTACCAATGTTGCCAGAAATTTTAAGTAACGGTGCGTGTTCTTTAAGACCTCATGAAGAAAAATATACCTTCTCAGCTGTTTTTGAGATGAAGCCCGCTTCCGCGAAAATTGTAAATGAATGGTACGGCCGTACAGTTACTTATAGTGATGCACGTTTTGCCTATGAAGAAGCACAGGCAATCATAGAAAGTAGATCCAAAACTATCCCAGCTGAAGTATCCCTCACAGGTAAGCAATACGATGTTGCCGATGAGTTGGTGGAAGCTACATTAGAACTTGACCGTCTAGCAAAAGTAATGCGTCGCCAGCGTATGAAGGATGGAGCAATTTCATTTGATAAAGTCGAAGTTAAGTTTGATTTAGATGAGGATGCAAATCCTACAGGCGTATTCTTTAAGACCTCAAAAGATGCAAATAAATTGATTGAAGAGTTTATGCTCTTAGCCAATAGAAAAGTATCAGAATTTATAGGAAAACAAACGCCTAAAAAGACATTTGTCTATCGTATACACGATGAGCCAGATGATGAAAAACTAGCGGCTTTAGAAAAAGTGGTGGGCAAATTTGGGTATAAAATGAACCTTAAAGATCGTAAGAGTACAACTGCTTCTCTCAACAGCTTGCTTAGCGACGTACAAGGAAAAAAAGAGCAAAATTTAGTAGATACTTTAGCCATTCGTACCATGAGTAAGGCTATTTATTCCACAGATAATATTGGTCACTACGGACTAGCTTTTGATTATTATAGTCACTTCACATCTCCCATACGCAGGTATCCAGATGTAATGGTTCATAGATTGTTACAACACTATTTAGATGGCGGTAAAAGCGCGAGTGAAGAAAAGTATGAAGAGCGTTGTAAACACTCTTCTGCAATGGAACAACTAGCGACTAAGTCTGAGCGTGATAGTATCAAATACATGCAAGTCAAATTTATGCAAGATCATAAAGATGAAGAGTTTGTAGGCGTTATTTCTGGAGTAACCGAGTGGGGAATTTATGTAGAGATCATTTCAAACAAGTGTGAAGGAATGGTTCGTCTTAAGGATATTAAAGGCGATCATTATGAGTTTGATCAAGACAGCTATTCTGTTATAGGTAAAAAAACAGGATTACAAATAACCTTAGGTGATGAAGTAGTAGTAAAAGTAAAAGAAGCAGATTTAGTTAAGAAGCATCTTGACTTTACTTTGATAGGAGTGAAGGAAGGGTTGAATCAATAA
- a CDS encoding GNAT family N-acetyltransferase gives MYKIFTTERLTIRPVTVADAPFIYSLVNSPKWLQFIGDRNVHSISEAENYIRLKITPQFEKLGYGNYMVVRDKDGVLLGNCGLYDRSGLEGVDIGFAFLEQHEKKGYAYEAARKLVEVAFNEFKLSKIGAITVEDNIASQKLLKKLGLAFTKKIEIDGDELLYFEISK, from the coding sequence ATGTACAAAATATTCACGACAGAGCGCCTTACAATACGACCCGTTACTGTAGCAGATGCACCTTTTATTTACTCATTAGTAAATTCGCCTAAATGGCTTCAATTCATAGGAGATAGAAACGTGCATAGTATCTCAGAGGCCGAAAATTATATACGTTTAAAAATCACTCCACAATTTGAAAAGCTAGGCTATGGAAACTATATGGTCGTTCGAGATAAAGACGGAGTTTTATTAGGTAATTGTGGTCTATATGATCGTTCAGGGTTAGAAGGCGTAGATATAGGATTTGCTTTTTTGGAGCAACATGAGAAAAAAGGATATGCGTATGAGGCTGCTCGTAAATTAGTTGAGGTTGCTTTTAATGAGTTTAAACTTTCAAAAATAGGAGCTATCACCGTAGAAGATAATATAGCATCTCAAAAATTGTTAAAAAAACTAGGTCTAGCGTTTACCAAAAAAATTGAAATTGATGGCGATGAGTTACTCTATTTTGAAATTTCAAAATAG
- a CDS encoding GNAT family N-acetyltransferase, whose protein sequence is MEKIALDFKIKKFEFLSIKELYALLQLRAEVFIVEQDCVYQDIDYKDQDAIHILGYKDDELVAYTRIFKSGLYFDKASIGRVLVKQKERNHAYGYDLMEASIQCIYDFYEEQPIKISAQTYLKKFYNNLGFYEVGKEYLEDGIPHIGMIKS, encoded by the coding sequence ATGGAGAAAATTGCGCTCGATTTTAAAATAAAAAAGTTTGAGTTTTTATCGATAAAGGAATTGTATGCGCTTTTGCAATTACGTGCAGAAGTTTTTATAGTAGAGCAAGACTGTGTTTATCAAGATATAGATTATAAAGATCAAGATGCCATCCATATTCTTGGATATAAAGATGACGAGTTAGTCGCATACACCCGTATATTTAAATCAGGACTTTATTTTGATAAAGCAAGTATAGGTCGTGTTCTTGTAAAGCAGAAAGAACGTAATCATGCATATGGCTATGATCTCATGGAAGCTTCTATACAATGTATTTATGATTTTTATGAAGAGCAGCCCATTAAAATTTCAGCCCAGACATATCTCAAAAAGTTTTATAATAACTTAGGTTTTTACGAGGTAGGTAAAGAATACTTAGAGGACGGTATCCCTCATATAGGTATGATTAAATCATAA